One window from the genome of Mauremys mutica isolate MM-2020 ecotype Southern chromosome 4, ASM2049712v1, whole genome shotgun sequence encodes:
- the LOC123369143 gene encoding prostasin-like, with the protein MLCSKSDGTSENWTPVETASEYCQHEVQAGDSQRQMDLQNVAACEQPMGFPRVVGGNDADYGSWPWQVSIREGSNHICGGSLIAESWVVSAAHCFNGNKSAYHVNLGEYQLMNPSESLVSIPVKEIYRHPSYTEMRSSGDIALVELETPVSFNSVIRPICLPVSSVEFPTGMECWVTGWGHTQYGGSLTAPQTLKEVQVPLIDRDACNTLFNNGSYPDDPPGIDPIKQDMICAGYPEGKKDACQGDSGGPLACNLNSAWLLAGVVSWGVECACPNRPGVYILLPPYADWIQCCISTKPFTESCMCTMQPNTAAVPMIL; encoded by the exons ATGTTGTGTTCCAAATCTGATGGGACGTCTGAAAACTGGACGCCCGTGGAGACAGCCTCTGAGTACTGTCAGCATGAGGTGCAGGCTGGAGATTCACAAAGGCAAATGGACCTGCAGAATGTGGCGG CTTGTGAGCAGCCAATGGGATTTCCCCGCGTTGTGGGGGGTAATGATGCTGATTATGGGTCCTGGCCCTGGCAGGTCAGCATCCGTGAAGGCAGCAACCATATCTGCGGAGGGTCCCTCATTGCTGAGAGCTGGGTGGTATCAGCAGCTCATTGCTTCAATGG GAACAAGTCTGCCTATCATGTGAACCTAGGTGAATATCAGCTCATGAACCCCTCTGAAAGTCTGGTATCAATTCCTGTCAAGGAGATTTACCGACACCCCAGCTACACTGAAATGAGGTCCAGTGGTGACATCGCGCTGGTGGAGCTGGAAACCCCTGTGAGCTTCAACAGTGTTATCCGCCCCATCTGCCTTCCGGTCTCCTCTGTGGAGTTCCCCACGGGCATGGAGTGCTGGGTGACCGGCTGGGGTCACACTCAGTACGGAG GGAGCCTGACAGCCCCCCAGACCCTGAAAGAGGTGCAAGTGCCCCTGATAGACAGAGACGCCTGTAACACCCTCTTCAACAACGGCTCATACCCCGACGACCCTCCGGGGATCGACCCGATCAAGCAGGATATGATCTGCGCAGGGTATCCGGAAGGGAAGAAAGATGCGTGTCAG GGTGACTCGGGGGGACCCTTGGCCTGCAATTTGAACAGCGCGTGGCTCTTGGCTGGGGTGGTGAGCTGGGGCGTGGAATGCGCGTGCCCCAATCGCCCGGGGGTCTACATCCTGCTGCCCCCCTACGCTGACTGGATCCAGTGCTGCATCTCCACCAAACCCTTCACTGAGTCTTGCATGTGCACCATGCAGCCCAACA CTGCAGCTGTCCCCATGATCCTGTGa